The Spirochaetota bacterium genomic sequence GCTCGCAAGGGCGCTTGATGCCGTGCCGTACGAATCTGCGACGAAGAATAAGGATGCCTGGCCTGAAAGGTTAAAAAGGGTTTTCAGCTTGTCCAGTTCTTCCGGCTTGAGGTACTTGGCAATGCCGCTTTCGGCCGCATTGTTATTGTACTTGAACATCAGGAGGCTTTTTGCGCCGAAGACCTTCGCGTCCTCTCCGTACTGGTCGGCCATCTTCCGCGAGAGCTTTCCGCCGTCGGGAACGGCTATGCCCTTAATGACGCCGCCGGAGGCCAGGGCCTGGGCGAAGACGCTGAATTCCGAATTCTTGAATATTTCACTGCAATCCTTTAACTCAAGGCCGAACCTCGTATCCGGTGCGTCCGAGCCGAACCGGTCCATGGCCTCCTGGTAGGTCAGGCGGGGAAAAGGAATTGTTATTTCGCTTCCCATGAGATCGCGTACGACCTCTTTAAGGAGCCCTTCTATGATCCCGATAATGGTATCCTGATCAATGAATGACAGCTCCAGGTCAACCTGTGTGAATTCAGGCTGGCGGTCGCCCCGCAGGTCCTCGTCTCGGAAGCATTTTACGATCTGAAAATACCGGTCAAAACCGGAGATCATGAGTATCTGTTTGAATAGCTGCGGCGACTGCGGCAGAGCGTAGAACTCCCCCTTGCTGATGCGGCTCGGCACAAGGAAGTCCCTCGCGCCTTCAGGGGTCGACTTGTTAAGAATAGGCGTTTCTATCTCGAAAAAGCGGTTATCGCTCAGGTACCGGCGCATAGTCATGGTGACACGGTGGCGCTTGACGATAGCGTCGCGCATTTCCTCGCGCCTTAGGTCGAGATAGCGGTATTTCAGCCGCGTATCCTCGTTCAGCGTATCCTTGGAATCGATCGGAATGGGAGGCACCTCCGAGGCGTTCAATATTATAAGGGAGTCGCAGAGGACTTCGATATAACCGGTAGGCTGGTCTGTCTTGATGTTCTTTTCGTCCCTGAGCCTCACGGTCCCTTTTATTGATACAACAAATTCGCTCCTGGCCTGGTCAGCTGTTTCCAGCAGTCCCGGCGCGGCTGAGGAATCGACAACGACCTGCACCGTTCCGGATACATCCCTCAGCTTGATAAATATCAAACCGCCGAGATTCCTGTTGCTCTCGACCCATCCGGCCAGCTCGACTTGTCGGCCCACATCAGACTGATTCAATTCACCGCAATATGACCTGTTCTTAAACATACTCACACTTCTTTTTTAAAAACTTATAATGTAATAACCTTGATACCCCGCCGCCTTAGGCGGAGGGGGCATTATTGATATGTATTACCTTAATATAACAATTATTGTAAGAATAATTCATCAGATTGTTCAAAACAAGTTAATTCTTGTCATCGGGAGTATTTGTCAAGCTGAAATTATGCGGTGGATATATATGCGCCTTCTGTTAGGGTGGGGTTTAAACCCCACCCTAACAGAAGGCGCATGGGGATTATTTCAACAATTTCTCAAAATGCCTGTAAATCGCTTCCGCCTGGGCGGCATCCTTCCCTTCGGATATGATGCGGAATATCGGCTCGGTATTGGATGGCCTGAGGTGTACCCAGCCGCCGGCGAATTCGTGGGAAGTGGTGAACTCTATCCGGAGCCCGTCGATACTCGATATCGTTTGCTGCGAATATTCCTGTTCGAGGCGCTTCAGTATGGACGGATCGACGCCCTTCCCTGCCAGCTTGATGCTCCCTTTTTTCATGGTATAGCGCGGAAGCTTCGCGACCAGCTCTGAAATCGACATTGACCGCTCCGCCATCATCTCCAGCACATAGCTGATCCCGACAAGGCTGTCCCTGCCAAGATGAACTTCCGGGGAAATGACCCCGCCGTTGCCCTCACCGCCGATGCGGGCTCCGTTGCGCATCATCTCTTCTACGACGTTTATTTCGCCCACCCTGGCCCGCGCCACCGGCGACCCGTGGGACGCCGCTATGTCATCTACCGTCTTGGTAGTGGAAAGGTTTATGACCACCCTCCCCGGCTTTTTTGCCAGCAGGTGCTCCACCACAAGGGCGATGGTGCTTTCCTCGCCTATGGGCTTTCCCCTGTCATCGACGATGGCCAGCCGGTCAGCGTCCGGGTCCTGGGCAAAGCCGATATCGGCCTTCTCCTCGACTACCTTCTTGGAAAGGATCGCGAGATTTTCAGGCACGGGCTCGGCCCCGCGGGGAAAAAGGCCGTTCATTTCGCAGTGGATCGGAACCACGTCACATCCCAGCCGCTTTAACAGGTTTATGGTGATGCGGGAACCGGCGCCGTTTACCGAATCGAGAACGACCCTGAATTTCTTTTTGCCTATCCTGTCACTGTCCACGACTGACAGCACTTTGCCGATATGTATATCATCCGCACCGGTTTCGCCCGTGACAGTGCCAACACCGTCCCACCGCTTATACGCAAAGGGAGATTCCATTAATTTAAAGAATTCGTCTATTTCGGAAGCCGTGAGGAACGTCCCCGATTTGCCCACAAGCTTGAAGGCGTTCCATTCTATGGGGTTGTGCGACGCGGATATGACGATTCCACCGGCTGCATGGAGATGCTCCACCATGACCTGCACGGTGGGGGTCGGGACGATGCCGATGTTCACGACATTGCATCCTGACAGCATGAGGGCTGATTCGAGGCCCTTTTCTATGGCCGCGCCGGTTGGCCTCGAGTCCCTTCCGATTACGACAGTGCCGAATCCGCAATATTTCGCGAAAGCAGACGCTACGCCTGTGATAAGGTCCGGCGTAACAGTCTCCCCGACTATGCCCCTGATCCCGGATACGCTCTTCATTAATACCGATGACATGACGATTACCTTCTGTTCCTGCGGCTTTTCTTGCGCTTAACGCCGCCCACGGTTTCCTGGTGCTCATGCTCTTTTTTTTGTTCCGCGGGCCTTTGCCCCGGTACGGCCTGTGATTGTGACGTCATGGGGATTCCGCCGGCGCCGAACTGTTCGACCTCTGCGTGAAATTCGCTTCCGATGATTTCCGCCGACGGCACCGGGGGCTCTTCCTCGACAATGCGCTCGACCTGGACCCTCATGAGGTATTCGAGGATGTCTTCCTTCAGGGTCGCGAGCATGTCCCTGAATAGGTTGAAGCCTTGGATCTTGTACTCCACCAGGGGATTCCGCTCGCCGTAGCTCAGGGTCCAGATGCCGTCCCGCATCTCGTCCATGTTGTACAGGTGGTCCCGCCACTTGGTGTCGATGATCTGGAGCGATATCATCCGCTCGAGAGCCCTCATATCCTTCACGCCAAGAGTCTCCTCTTTCGTCTTATAGGCCTTTTTCAGCTCGTTTATTATGGCTTCCTCGAATTCCGAGTATCTCATCTCCATGGGGCTTATTTTTTCAAGATCGAGGTCGACGCCGAACTTGAAGCGCATCCAGTTCCTGAGACCTTCAAGGTCCCATTCCTCGGGATGGGCCATGCCGCCGGTGAACACTTCCAGTTTTTCCCTGCAGATGTCTTCTATGTAGGCGGCGAACTTGTAGGATATGTCCTCGCCCAGGAGAATCTCGTCGCGCTCCTTGTAGATGAACTCGCGCTGGGAGTTCATGACGTCGTCGTATTCGAGAAGGTGCTTCCGTATGTCGAAGTTGCGGCCCTCAACCCGCTTCTGCGCGCTGGCGATCGCCTTCGTCACCATGGGGCTCTCTATTTCCTGTCCTTCCTCCATGCCCAGGCGCTGCATGATGTTGCCGATCCGCTCGGATCCGAAGAGCCTCATAAGCTCGTCTTCGAGGGCCAGGTAAAACCGGGACGAGCCGGGGTCACCCTGGCGGCCGGAGCGCCCCCGCAACTGGTTGTCGATGCGGCGCGCCTCGTGGCGCTCGGTGCCCAGGATATGGAGACCGCCAGCCTCCACGACTTTGTTGTGGTTGACGTACCATTCCCTTCCTTCCCGCACCAGGGTTTTCGCCTTGTGCTTGTCCTGTCCAGTCAACTGCTCGGAAAGCTGCTCGGCCTTGTCGAAATCAGACGTGAAAATCGAAATCTTAAAATCATTCCAGAGGTTTGCGTCATGGACCGGCACGTGCGATTCGAGCTCATCCACATAGAGCCTGCGTCCGCCCAGGACTATGTCGGTCCCGCGGCCCGCCATGTTCGTGGCAATGGTCACCGCGCCTGGCCGTCCGGCCTCGGCGATGATGCGCGCCTCCTGCTCGTGGAACTTGGCGTTCAGCACGTTATGCATGATCCCCTTCGACCGGAGCAGCTGCGAGAGCTTTTCCGACCTGTCGATGGAAATGGTTCCCACCAGGATCGGCTGACTCTTCGCGTTAAGCTCCCGTATCTCGCTTATGATGGCGTCATACTTTTCCCGCTCGGTCCGGTAGACCTTGTCCGGGTAGTCCCGCCGTATCATCGGCATGTTCGTCGGAACAACAACTACGTCGAGCTTGTAAATCTTCTGGAACTCGACCGCTTCCGTGTCCGCGGTACCGGTCATGCCGCCGAGCTTCTTATACATCCTGAAAAAGTTCTGGAAGGTGATGGTCGCCAGTGTCTGGCTTTCCCGGGCGATAGTGACGTTTTCCTTGGCTTCCAGTGCCTGGTGGAGTCCGTCGGAGTAGCGGCGGCCAGGCATGAGGCGGCCTGTGAATTCGTCGACGATAATGACCTGGCCGTCCTTGACGATGTAGTCCTCGTCGATATGGAACAGCGTGTGGGCCTTCAGCGCCTGGTTGACATGGTGCACGGTGTCGATATGCCTGTTGTCATAGAGGTTGTCGATCTTGAGGAGGCGCTGCACGTGGTTGACACCGTCCTCGGTAAGGGTGACATGACGGTCCTTCTCATTCACCTCGTAATCGGCCTTTTCCTTGAGGTTGAGAATGACCTTGTTTATGAGATAGTATTTCTTGGTGGACTCCTCCGTGGAGCCGGATATGATGAGCGGCGTCCGGGCCTCGTCGATGAGGATGGAGTCGACTTCGTCCACGATGGCGTAATTGAGGACCCGCTGGACGCGGAGGCTCTGGTGCTCCACCATGTTGTCGCGTAGGTAATCGAAGCCGAATTCGTTGTTGGTGCCGTAGGTTACGTCGCACCTGTACGACACCTGCCGGTTATAGGGGGACATGTCGTGCTGGATGACGCCG encodes the following:
- the glmM gene encoding phosphoglucosamine mutase; translated protein: MSSVLMKSVSGIRGIVGETVTPDLITGVASAFAKYCGFGTVVIGRDSRPTGAAIEKGLESALMLSGCNVVNIGIVPTPTVQVMVEHLHAAGGIVISASHNPIEWNAFKLVGKSGTFLTASEIDEFFKLMESPFAYKRWDGVGTVTGETGADDIHIGKVLSVVDSDRIGKKKFRVVLDSVNGAGSRITINLLKRLGCDVVPIHCEMNGLFPRGAEPVPENLAILSKKVVEEKADIGFAQDPDADRLAIVDDRGKPIGEESTIALVVEHLLAKKPGRVVINLSTTKTVDDIAASHGSPVARARVGEINVVEEMMRNGARIGGEGNGGVISPEVHLGRDSLVGISYVLEMMAERSMSISELVAKLPRYTMKKGSIKLAGKGVDPSILKRLEQEYSQQTISSIDGLRIEFTTSHEFAGGWVHLRPSNTEPIFRIISEGKDAAQAEAIYRHFEKLLK
- the secA gene encoding preprotein translocase subunit SecA; the protein is MIDKILSIFFGTKHERDVKKLWPIVHKINALEPNMKKLTNDEMRGMTSKFRQRIEKGESLDSLLPEAFALTREASVRTLGMRHFDVQLMGGVVLHQGRITEMKTGEGKTLVATLPVYLNALGGKGVHVVTVNDYLARRDSEWMGTIYKFLGLEVGVIQHDMSPYNRQVSYRCDVTYGTNNEFGFDYLRDNMVEHQSLRVQRVLNYAIVDEVDSILIDEARTPLIISGSTEESTKKYYLINKVILNLKEKADYEVNEKDRHVTLTEDGVNHVQRLLKIDNLYDNRHIDTVHHVNQALKAHTLFHIDEDYIVKDGQVIIVDEFTGRLMPGRRYSDGLHQALEAKENVTIARESQTLATITFQNFFRMYKKLGGMTGTADTEAVEFQKIYKLDVVVVPTNMPMIRRDYPDKVYRTEREKYDAIISEIRELNAKSQPILVGTISIDRSEKLSQLLRSKGIMHNVLNAKFHEQEARIIAEAGRPGAVTIATNMAGRGTDIVLGGRRLYVDELESHVPVHDANLWNDFKISIFTSDFDKAEQLSEQLTGQDKHKAKTLVREGREWYVNHNKVVEAGGLHILGTERHEARRIDNQLRGRSGRQGDPGSSRFYLALEDELMRLFGSERIGNIMQRLGMEEGQEIESPMVTKAIASAQKRVEGRNFDIRKHLLEYDDVMNSQREFIYKERDEILLGEDISYKFAAYIEDICREKLEVFTGGMAHPEEWDLEGLRNWMRFKFGVDLDLEKISPMEMRYSEFEEAIINELKKAYKTKEETLGVKDMRALERMISLQIIDTKWRDHLYNMDEMRDGIWTLSYGERNPLVEYKIQGFNLFRDMLATLKEDILEYLMRVQVERIVEEEPPVPSAEIIGSEFHAEVEQFGAGGIPMTSQSQAVPGQRPAEQKKEHEHQETVGGVKRKKSRRNRR
- the aspS gene encoding aspartate--tRNA ligase translates to MFKNRSYCGELNQSDVGRQVELAGWVESNRNLGGLIFIKLRDVSGTVQVVVDSSAAPGLLETADQARSEFVVSIKGTVRLRDEKNIKTDQPTGYIEVLCDSLIILNASEVPPIPIDSKDTLNEDTRLKYRYLDLRREEMRDAIVKRHRVTMTMRRYLSDNRFFEIETPILNKSTPEGARDFLVPSRISKGEFYALPQSPQLFKQILMISGFDRYFQIVKCFRDEDLRGDRQPEFTQVDLELSFIDQDTIIGIIEGLLKEVVRDLMGSEITIPFPRLTYQEAMDRFGSDAPDTRFGLELKDCSEIFKNSEFSVFAQALASGGVIKGIAVPDGGKLSRKMADQYGEDAKVFGAKSLLMFKYNNNAAESGIAKYLKPEELDKLKTLFNLSGQASLFFVADSYGTASSALASVRVKIARDLGLIDEKKLNFLWVTDFPLFEYSEQDKRFYSKHHPFTSPKAEFIPILDTLKPEQADKVLANAYDVVLNGVEIGGGSIRINNPEVQSKIFSLLGISKEEADEKFSFLVDALKYGAPPHGGIALGLDRVMMLLLGKKSIRDVIAFPKTTRGQCLMSNAPSPVSPEQLQELNLKVVGK